A single window of Persephonella sp. DNA harbors:
- a CDS encoding type II secretion system F family protein, whose translation MPKFKYIARDKYGVRREDVIYAPDAGAAQIELEKQGFEDIKLQLIPQKKFSFEIDIFKPKVKEKDLALFTRQLGAMIAAGVGIAEALEILAEQMPNKTLREALKEVKEDVVAGMSLSKAMAKHPKVFPEFLVNLIEAAEESGNLDVILQRATQYYEKIAAIKRKIISASWYPAMVVVIATVIVLGILTFIVPTFANLYASMGGQLPFLTQLLIDISNTLKNNILIIIGVIIGIIILNKFIYSTKAGKEFYHRLFLKLPLLGNIFLKGAIAKFARTLATLIAGGVPIMRSLEISASVAGNVVVEKAILEAKDKVEKGQEIYKSLDPKIFPPILIAMVRVGEDTGRLDEMLDTIANFFEDEVDRSVEALISTIEPLLIVFIGIIVGAILIALYLPIFKMGELIQS comes from the coding sequence ATAGAGTTAGAGAAACAAGGATTTGAAGATATAAAACTACAGTTAATCCCACAAAAAAAGTTTTCTTTTGAAATCGATATATTTAAGCCAAAAGTAAAAGAAAAAGACCTTGCTTTATTTACACGGCAGTTAGGCGCTATGATTGCTGCCGGTGTTGGTATTGCTGAAGCACTTGAAATTTTGGCAGAGCAGATGCCAAATAAAACTCTTAGAGAAGCTCTAAAAGAAGTAAAGGAAGATGTTGTTGCAGGTATGTCTCTTTCAAAAGCAATGGCTAAACATCCAAAAGTTTTTCCTGAATTTCTCGTGAATTTAATAGAAGCTGCAGAAGAATCAGGTAATTTGGATGTTATTCTTCAAAGAGCAACCCAATATTATGAAAAAATTGCTGCAATTAAAAGAAAAATTATAAGTGCTTCCTGGTATCCTGCAATGGTTGTTGTTATAGCAACTGTTATTGTTTTGGGAATTTTAACTTTTATTGTTCCGACATTTGCCAATCTATATGCAAGCATGGGAGGGCAACTTCCATTTCTTACACAACTACTGATCGATATAAGTAATACTCTCAAAAATAATATTTTGATAATTATAGGTGTAATTATTGGAATAATTATATTAAATAAATTTATATACAGCACAAAAGCCGGTAAAGAGTTCTATCATAGATTATTCCTTAAACTCCCCCTTCTTGGAAATATATTTCTAAAAGGTGCTATAGCAAAATTTGCAAGAACACTTGCAACACTTATTGCAGGTGGTGTTCCTATTATGCGTTCCCTTGAAATTTCGGCATCTGTTGCAGGAAACGTTGTTGTAGAAAAAGCTATTCTTGAAGCGAAAGATAAAGTAGAAAAAGGTCAGGAGATATATAAATCCCTTGACCCAAAAATTTTCCCGCCTATATTAATCGCCATGGTGAGAGTGGGTGAAGATACAGGTAGACTTGATGAGATGCTGGATACTATTGCAAATTTCTTTGAGGATGAAGTTGACAGATCAGTGGAAGCATTAATTTCAACTATAGAACCATTACTTATTGTATTTATAGGAATTATTGTAGGTGCCATTCTTATAGCTCTTTATCTACCAATATTCAAAATGGGTGAACTTATTCAATCATAA
- the mnmA gene encoding tRNA 2-thiouridine(34) synthase MnmA yields the protein MKKVAVALSGGVDSSVSALLLKEKGYDVIGITLKLSSVVCETDTQICCSPQDVKDAKKVSQFLGIEHYVLDWEDIFHKKVINYFLDEYKKGKTPNPCSICNREVKTGLLAKYAVDVLGVDYLATGHYLGISDIEGHKVIKRGKDIKKDQSYFMALLEKEILDYLIFPLTDKTKEEVRQIAQKYKIPVAQKSESFEICFTAGKTPGEYIDQLGLNINTAGDILLDTGEKVGKHKGLSHYTIGQRRGLGVAWKEPLYVLDKDIKTNSLIVGTKDKLLTDYVGAGNINLFVPEDFLFEKEILVQGRYKQKPVEIKKVEKGNNKFRFYFKTPQPKFAPGQILAIYTNDKLLGGGVIV from the coding sequence ATGAAAAAAGTTGCAGTTGCATTAAGTGGTGGGGTGGATTCTTCAGTGTCCGCCCTTTTGCTTAAAGAAAAAGGATACGACGTTATAGGAATTACCTTAAAATTATCTTCCGTAGTATGCGAAACAGATACACAGATATGCTGTTCCCCACAAGATGTCAAAGATGCAAAAAAAGTATCTCAGTTTTTAGGTATAGAGCATTATGTTTTAGATTGGGAAGATATTTTTCATAAAAAAGTGATTAATTATTTTTTAGATGAGTATAAAAAAGGTAAAACTCCAAATCCATGCTCTATATGTAACCGGGAAGTAAAAACAGGTCTTCTTGCAAAATATGCAGTTGATGTTCTAGGCGTTGATTATCTTGCTACAGGACATTATTTAGGAATTTCTGATATAGAAGGACATAAAGTAATCAAAAGAGGTAAAGATATTAAAAAAGACCAGTCTTACTTTATGGCTCTTTTAGAAAAGGAAATCTTAGATTATCTTATCTTTCCTTTAACAGATAAAACAAAAGAAGAAGTCAGGCAAATAGCTCAAAAATATAAAATTCCTGTAGCTCAAAAATCTGAAAGCTTTGAAATATGCTTTACGGCTGGAAAGACTCCCGGAGAATATATAGACCAGCTTGGATTAAATATAAATACTGCCGGGGATATTTTGCTTGATACAGGAGAAAAAGTTGGTAAACATAAAGGTTTATCCCACTACACTATAGGCCAGAGAAGAGGTCTTGGGGTTGCATGGAAAGAACCTCTTTATGTTTTAGACAAAGATATAAAAACAAATTCATTGATTGTAGGGACAAAAGACAAACTTTTAACTGATTATGTTGGGGCAGGAAATATCAATTTATTTGTTCCGGAAGACTTTTTATTTGAAAAAGAAATTTTAGTTCAAGGAAGATATAAGCAAAAACCCGTAGAAATAAAAAAAGTAGAAAAAGGAAATAACAAATTTAGATTTTACTTCAAAACTCCACAACCGAAATTTGCACCGGGACAAATTCTGGCTATATATACAAATGACAAACTGTTAGGCGGTGGTGTTATAGTATAG
- a CDS encoding HD domain-containing protein: MKNSIPKSFLEKLGKQEFFTEFNDITLLKFTAFFHDIGKIYTTKQKFKEHDIKGKEIILNSINRELSLGKKASEFIGNLVGSHLEIFRLLALKEADNLTNKELNFFWFRNKSLIPHLFILTYADAYATSENKEYLKKLELFVIFLQEYYFDIYTKEVIEQPLLNGKEIMEILNIKPSPIVGKIKEELQKKQVEGKIKTKEQAIEFIKELYYNTTA, from the coding sequence TTGAAAAATAGTATCCCTAAATCATTTTTAGAAAAATTAGGTAAACAGGAATTTTTTACAGAATTTAATGATATTACTCTTTTAAAATTTACAGCTTTCTTTCATGATATTGGAAAAATATACACAACCAAACAAAAATTTAAGGAACATGATATAAAAGGCAAGGAAATCATTTTGAACTCAATAAATAGAGAGCTATCCCTTGGAAAAAAAGCATCAGAATTCATTGGAAATCTTGTTGGTTCTCATCTGGAAATATTTAGATTATTAGCTTTGAAAGAAGCAGATAACCTGACTAATAAAGAGCTAAATTTTTTCTGGTTCAGGAACAAAAGTTTAATTCCTCACCTTTTTATCCTTACCTATGCAGATGCCTATGCCACCTCTGAAAATAAGGAATATCTTAAAAAACTTGAACTTTTTGTGATTTTTCTCCAGGAATATTATTTTGATATTTATACTAAAGAAGTTATAGAGCAACCTTTGTTAAATGGAAAAGAAATTATGGAAATTTTGAATATAAAACCTTCCCCAATTGTTGGAAAAATTAAAGAAGAACTGCAAAAAAAGCAGGTAGAAGGAAAAATAAAAACTAAAGAGCAGGCAATAGAGTTTATAAAGGAACTATACTATAACACCACCGCCTAA
- a CDS encoding CCA tRNA nucleotidyltransferase has translation MLGIEKLLEKILHRQNIPKDQREEFDLDIKTKYVHGLLFYNSYFDQVAKALGKDTVCLIVGGWIRDRLLNRPIKNKVDVDFIVTTDPFEIVKKLKNILGKGDIFSFEKEKDVATIIFYEGQTRYRFDFSYMDISDIMSNPQLDFYDKEKEIIERVNQDLLQRDFTINAMAIVFDDALGMGASQTVLFDPSGGLEDLQTGIIRPVSYENIQKDPVRIFRGFRIAQQLDFELDKEYEKWVKKNKELVKNSPVERIRDEILKIFEGEDSYKTIEKLISAGIFQQIVPEINEMIKIKNQGEFHKYPLLEHSLKTVEYMEEFLKKKSY, from the coding sequence ATGCTTGGAATAGAAAAACTACTTGAGAAAATTCTTCATAGACAGAATATTCCCAAAGACCAACGGGAAGAATTTGATTTAGATATAAAAACAAAGTATGTTCATGGACTTTTATTCTATAACTCTTATTTTGACCAGGTAGCAAAAGCTCTTGGAAAAGATACGGTCTGTCTTATAGTTGGAGGCTGGATAAGAGATAGACTGTTAAACAGACCTATTAAAAATAAAGTTGATGTTGATTTTATTGTAACAACAGACCCGTTTGAGATAGTAAAAAAACTAAAAAATATCCTTGGTAAAGGAGATATATTCTCTTTTGAAAAAGAAAAAGATGTAGCTACTATAATTTTCTATGAAGGGCAGACCCGCTATAGATTTGATTTCTCTTATATGGATATCTCTGATATTATGTCAAATCCCCAGCTGGACTTTTATGATAAGGAAAAAGAAATAATAGAGCGGGTTAATCAGGATTTACTCCAGAGAGATTTTACAATTAATGCAATGGCAATTGTTTTTGATGATGCTTTGGGTATGGGTGCTTCCCAAACGGTTCTATTTGATCCATCCGGTGGTCTTGAAGATCTTCAGACAGGAATAATAAGGCCTGTTTCATATGAAAATATACAAAAAGACCCTGTAAGAATATTCAGAGGTTTTAGAATTGCCCAGCAGCTTGATTTTGAGTTAGATAAAGAATACGAAAAATGGGTTAAGAAAAATAAGGAATTAGTTAAAAACTCCCCGGTTGAAAGGATAAGAGATGAAATTTTAAAAATTTTTGAAGGGGAAGATAGCTACAAAACAATTGAAAAACTAATATCAGCCGGAATATTTCAGCAAATTGTTCCTGAAATAAATGAAATGATAAAGATCAAAAATCAAGGAGAATTTCATAAATATCCCTTGCTGGAGCATTCTTTAAAAACAGTTGAGTATATGGAAGAATTTTTAAAAAAAAAGAGTTATTGA
- a CDS encoding outer membrane beta-barrel protein translates to MKKVLGLAAAGLLAAGAAQAGTLTVANSDIVLYGGVSASYDWQDNDFALSNFGNDGNNDNFHVSTFAIGLMKKADANSPIGFNAAFASFEVPTLVASSAVVNGDNSLNSGKGQRLLKWGKTTDFKPWLAYVTIAPIEGLSIDAGLLWNKFGEAPLTILNRNYTRGILFTGHPVLYAGARANYDAGIAQVYVGYNQGGGLLQGKSNDVLGYGISDAFEAGISFNLSDFVGFGSKVGLHTYNEAEGRNLYVLCTNFDFGIVKAGLEADYTTLDDAAKRSATGTKNPLGSDSKADDSAWGVALNIDVDFLDAQIANVTFPIRIEYVDNGDSSDNNGSGIYLTGKNSAWSFTITPTWKPTKNTFARLEAAYISTDKKVFVNDSGKAKDNRTVLAFEAGFLF, encoded by the coding sequence ATGAAAAAAGTATTAGGTTTAGCAGCAGCAGGATTACTTGCAGCAGGTGCTGCACAGGCTGGAACTCTTACAGTTGCTAACTCTGACATTGTTCTCTATGGTGGAGTATCAGCTTCTTACGACTGGCAGGACAATGATTTTGCTCTATCAAACTTTGGAAATGATGGCAATAACGATAATTTCCACGTATCTACATTTGCTATCGGATTAATGAAAAAAGCTGATGCAAACAGCCCAATCGGATTTAATGCAGCTTTCGCAAGCTTCGAAGTTCCAACATTAGTAGCATCTTCAGCAGTTGTAAATGGAGATAATTCTTTAAATAGTGGCAAAGGACAAAGACTTCTTAAATGGGGAAAAACAACAGATTTTAAACCATGGCTTGCTTATGTAACAATTGCTCCAATTGAAGGTCTTTCTATTGATGCAGGACTTCTCTGGAACAAATTCGGTGAAGCTCCATTAACAATTCTCAATAGAAACTATACAAGAGGTATCCTCTTTACAGGACACCCTGTTCTTTATGCTGGAGCAAGAGCCAACTATGATGCAGGAATTGCTCAAGTTTATGTAGGATACAATCAAGGAGGAGGATTGTTACAAGGTAAAAGTAATGATGTTTTAGGCTATGGTATTTCAGATGCTTTCGAAGCTGGTATTTCTTTCAATCTGTCAGATTTTGTAGGTTTCGGTTCAAAAGTAGGATTACACACATATAACGAAGCAGAAGGAAGAAATCTCTATGTTCTCTGCACAAACTTTGACTTTGGAATTGTAAAGGCAGGACTTGAGGCTGATTATACAACTCTTGATGATGCTGCAAAAAGATCTGCCACAGGAACCAAAAATCCGTTAGGAAGTGATTCTAAAGCAGATGATTCTGCATGGGGTGTAGCTCTTAATATTGACGTAGATTTCCTTGATGCTCAAATTGCTAATGTAACTTTCCCAATTAGAATTGAATATGTAGATAACGGAGATTCAAGCGATAATAACGGTAGTGGAATCTATCTCACAGGTAAAAACAGTGCATGGTCATTTACAATTACACCAACATGGAAACCAACTAAAAACACATTTGCAAGACTTGAAGCTGCTTACATTTCAACAGATAAAAAAGTTTTCGTAAACGACAGCGGAAAAGCTAAAGACAACAGAACAGTTTTAGCTTTCGAAGCTGGATTCCTCTTCTAA
- a CDS encoding outer membrane beta-barrel protein, with amino-acid sequence MKKALSLVAAGLLAAGAAQAGTLTVANSDIEMTGGVTAGYFYATNNGKNQNNDYFTVSSFAIDLTSKMNSTIGFTVGFGASGQPDILDETLPPSPEFDVEYAWVSIRPIEGLTIDAGKLTTNIGYELYHTYDNPNYLFGAVWYGQPFVYPGARVTYSIMDGIDIYAEYTQQSEDTVSAINGVLPSDAFAIGSIGSIAGFNYAVSYFDYSAFKNLVDVVLSTEVAGIELGTNIDYQWLDDTAKKSGKDDSAYGIALYASAKMDVFEIPVRIEYVNDGTSGIYSVAGDDAWTFTITPTWKPTKNTFLRAEFSYISTDKKGFQDDNGNKKDNRTVMGVEAGFVF; translated from the coding sequence ATGAAAAAAGCATTAAGTTTAGTGGCAGCAGGATTACTTGCAGCAGGTGCTGCGCAGGCTGGAACTCTTACAGTTGCTAACTCTGATATTGAAATGACAGGAGGTGTAACAGCGGGTTATTTCTATGCAACAAATAATGGGAAGAATCAAAATAATGATTATTTTACAGTTTCTTCTTTTGCAATTGATTTAACTTCAAAAATGAACTCTACAATTGGCTTTACTGTAGGTTTTGGTGCAAGTGGACAACCGGATATCTTAGATGAGACATTACCTCCTTCTCCTGAATTTGATGTTGAATATGCATGGGTTAGTATAAGACCAATTGAAGGGTTAACTATAGATGCGGGAAAACTTACTACAAATATTGGATATGAATTGTATCATACTTATGATAATCCTAACTATCTTTTTGGTGCAGTTTGGTATGGGCAACCTTTCGTTTATCCTGGAGCAAGAGTGACTTACTCTATTATGGATGGAATTGACATTTACGCTGAGTATACTCAGCAAAGTGAAGATACCGTTAGTGCCATAAACGGAGTATTGCCTTCTGATGCTTTTGCTATAGGTTCTATTGGTTCTATAGCGGGTTTTAACTATGCTGTTTCTTATTTTGACTATTCTGCTTTCAAAAACCTTGTTGATGTAGTTCTCAGCACAGAAGTTGCAGGTATTGAACTTGGAACAAATATTGATTATCAATGGTTAGATGACACAGCGAAAAAGTCTGGAAAGGATGATTCTGCTTACGGTATAGCTCTCTATGCATCTGCAAAAATGGATGTTTTTGAAATTCCAGTAAGAATTGAATACGTAAATGATGGAACAAGTGGAATATATAGTGTTGCCGGTGATGATGCATGGACTTTCACGATCACACCAACATGGAAACCAACTAAAAACACATTCCTCAGAGCAGAATTCTCTTACATCTCAACTGACAAAAAAGGTTTCCAAGATGATAATGGAAACAAAAAAGACAATAGAACAGTTATGGGTGTAGAAGCTGGATTCGTATTCTAA
- a CDS encoding ammonium transporter: MRIKSLLFWAFSLLVPAISFADEAKLDTGDTAWMITATALVVLMTVGGLILFYGGMTRYKNIVNTVMMVLMAYAIAIVVWFLWGYSMAFTDGYGALDAIVGGFGKFLMNGVDYKALSGTYPEWVFATFQSTFAAITIALAAGAVIERMKFSTWLVFVILWITFVYAPIAHVVWGGGFLFDAGALDFAGGTVVHINAGVTGLVLALLLGKRKDYKKTAILPSSVVLTALGAGLLWFGWFGFNAGSAFGANEVAGVALLTTNLATAAAVISWVLIEWITAKKPTLLGAASGAIAGLVAITPAAGFVNAAGALIIGFIAGIVGWFGVYVLKKALGYDDSLDAFGVHGMAGIWGALATGFFALQPLAWDGSPLQNGDRMGQIIVQVESILFTIVFTAIMTAILYFVSSLLTGGARVDEETETMGLDEATHGERGFNL; encoded by the coding sequence ATGAGAATTAAATCTTTATTATTTTGGGCTTTCTCCCTGCTGGTGCCGGCTATTTCCTTTGCAGATGAAGCAAAGTTAGATACCGGTGATACCGCATGGATGATAACAGCAACAGCTCTGGTTGTTCTTATGACTGTGGGAGGACTTATCCTTTTCTACGGTGGAATGACAAGATACAAAAATATTGTTAACACAGTAATGATGGTTCTTATGGCTTATGCAATAGCAATTGTTGTGTGGTTCCTTTGGGGTTATTCTATGGCATTCACAGACGGATATGGAGCTCTTGATGCTATAGTTGGAGGATTTGGCAAATTTTTAATGAATGGAGTTGATTATAAAGCTTTAAGTGGAACATATCCTGAATGGGTATTTGCAACATTCCAGTCAACATTCGCTGCTATCACAATAGCACTTGCTGCAGGTGCAGTAATTGAAAGAATGAAATTTTCCACATGGCTCGTATTTGTAATTCTATGGATTACTTTTGTATATGCTCCAATAGCTCACGTTGTATGGGGTGGAGGTTTCCTCTTTGATGCAGGAGCTCTTGACTTTGCAGGTGGAACAGTTGTTCATATCAACGCAGGGGTAACAGGTCTGGTTTTAGCATTACTTCTTGGAAAAAGAAAAGATTACAAAAAAACAGCAATTCTTCCATCTTCAGTTGTTTTAACTGCCCTTGGTGCAGGTCTCCTGTGGTTTGGATGGTTTGGATTTAATGCAGGTTCTGCATTTGGTGCAAACGAGGTTGCAGGTGTTGCACTTCTTACAACAAACCTTGCAACAGCAGCAGCAGTTATCTCATGGGTATTAATAGAATGGATAACAGCTAAAAAGCCAACACTCCTTGGTGCTGCTTCAGGTGCTATTGCAGGTCTGGTAGCTATTACCCCAGCGGCAGGTTTTGTTAATGCTGCAGGTGCACTTATTATTGGCTTTATAGCAGGTATAGTTGGATGGTTCGGGGTTTATGTTCTCAAGAAAGCCCTTGGATATGATGACTCCCTTGATGCTTTCGGTGTTCATGGAATGGCAGGTATCTGGGGTGCATTAGCAACAGGTTTCTTCGCACTTCAACCACTCGCATGGGACGGCTCTCCTCTCCAAAACGGAGATAGAATGGGACAAATTATTGTTCAGGTTGAATCTATTTTATTCACAATAGTATTCACAGCAATTATGACAGCCATTTTATATTTTGTATCTTCTCTGTTAACAGGTGGAGCAAGAGTTGACGAAGAGACAGAAACAATGGGTCTTGATGAAGCAACACATGGAGAGAGAGGATTTAATTTATAA
- a CDS encoding P-II family nitrogen regulator, whose amino-acid sequence MKKIEAIIKPFKLDEVKEAISELGNFGITVTEVKGFGRQKGHTELYRGAEYVIDFLPKIKIEIVAEDEMVEKLVEAITNAARTGKVGDGKIFIIPVEDAVRIRTGERGVEAL is encoded by the coding sequence ATGAAAAAAATTGAGGCTATTATCAAGCCTTTTAAGCTGGATGAGGTTAAAGAGGCAATATCAGAACTTGGAAATTTTGGTATCACAGTTACAGAGGTAAAAGGATTCGGAAGACAAAAAGGACATACCGAGCTTTATAGGGGAGCTGAATATGTGATTGATTTTCTCCCAAAAATCAAAATTGAGATTGTTGCTGAAGATGAGATGGTTGAAAAACTTGTTGAAGCTATAACAAATGCAGCAAGAACAGGAAAAGTGGGTGATGGAAAAATCTTTATCATTCCTGTTGAAGATGCTGTAAGAATAAGAACAGGAGAAAGAGGCGTAGAAGCCCTTTAA
- the groL gene encoding chaperonin GroEL (60 kDa chaperone family; promotes refolding of misfolded polypeptides especially under stressful conditions; forms two stacked rings of heptamers to form a barrel-shaped 14mer; ends can be capped by GroES; misfolded proteins enter the barrel where they are refolded when GroES binds) has translation MAGKMIIYGEEARAKLKAGVDKLANAVKVTLGPRGREVILEKKWGSPNVTKDGVSVAKEIELPDPLENMAAQLVKEVASKTADVAGDGTTTATILTQAIYTEGLKAIASGANPVYVKRGIDEAVKVVVEELKKLSKEVSGRKEIEQVATISANNDPEIGKIIADAMEKVGKDGVITVEESKTSETTLEVVEGMQFDRGYLSPYFVTNPEKMEAVLENPYILIYEKKISNIRELLPVLEKVVQTNRPLVIIAEDVEGEALATLVVNNLKGVLKVAAVKAPGFGERRKAMLQDIAILTGGQAITEDLGIKLENVDLDMLGQADKVVIDKDNTTIIGGKGNPEDIKARIEQIKAQIETTTSEYDKEKLQERLAKLAGGVAIIKVGAATEAELKEKKDRVDDAVHATKAAVEEGIVPGGGVALLRASKALCDLKDENPDKQWGIDIVRKAAQVPLKQIANNAGFEGSVVIEKVEASDNVNYGFNAATGEYVDMLEAGIIDPTKVVRTAIQNAASVAGTMLTAEALVAEIPEKEEKNPAAGMEGMGDMGF, from the coding sequence ATGGCAGGAAAAATGATAATCTACGGTGAAGAAGCAAGAGCAAAACTTAAAGCAGGTGTAGATAAATTAGCAAATGCTGTAAAAGTTACTCTTGGACCAAGAGGAAGAGAAGTAATCCTTGAGAAAAAATGGGGAAGCCCTAATGTAACAAAAGACGGTGTATCTGTTGCTAAAGAAATAGAACTTCCAGACCCATTAGAGAATATGGCTGCTCAGCTTGTTAAAGAAGTTGCTTCAAAAACAGCTGATGTTGCCGGTGATGGAACAACAACAGCTACAATTCTTACACAAGCTATATACACAGAAGGTCTTAAAGCTATAGCTTCAGGAGCTAACCCTGTATATGTAAAAAGAGGAATTGATGAAGCTGTAAAAGTTGTAGTAGAAGAGCTCAAAAAACTTTCTAAAGAAGTAAGCGGAAGAAAAGAAATAGAGCAAGTTGCTACAATTTCAGCTAACAACGACCCAGAAATCGGAAAAATCATTGCTGATGCAATGGAAAAAGTTGGAAAAGATGGTGTTATCACAGTAGAAGAGTCTAAAACATCTGAAACAACTCTTGAAGTTGTTGAAGGTATGCAATTTGATAGAGGATACCTCTCACCATACTTTGTAACAAACCCAGAAAAAATGGAAGCTGTATTAGAAAATCCATACATCCTCATATATGAAAAGAAAATCAGCAATATCAGAGAACTTCTCCCAGTTCTTGAAAAAGTTGTTCAAACAAACAGACCACTTGTTATCATAGCTGAAGATGTAGAAGGTGAAGCACTTGCTACACTGGTAGTAAACAACCTGAAAGGAGTTCTCAAAGTAGCTGCTGTTAAAGCTCCAGGATTTGGAGAAAGAAGAAAAGCAATGCTCCAAGATATAGCTATCCTTACAGGTGGCCAAGCTATTACAGAAGACCTTGGAATTAAACTTGAAAATGTTGATCTTGATATGCTTGGTCAAGCTGACAAAGTTGTAATAGACAAAGACAACACAACAATAATCGGTGGTAAAGGTAATCCAGAAGATATCAAAGCAAGAATTGAGCAAATCAAAGCTCAAATTGAAACAACAACATCTGAGTATGACAAAGAAAAACTTCAAGAAAGACTTGCTAAACTTGCAGGTGGAGTAGCTATTATCAAAGTTGGAGCTGCTACAGAAGCAGAACTCAAAGAGAAAAAAGACAGAGTTGATGATGCTGTTCATGCTACAAAAGCTGCTGTTGAAGAAGGAATTGTTCCAGGTGGTGGAGTAGCACTTCTCAGAGCTTCTAAAGCACTCTGTGACCTTAAAGATGAAAACCCAGATAAACAATGGGGAATTGATATTGTAAGAAAAGCTGCACAAGTTCCATTAAAACAAATTGCCAACAATGCAGGCTTTGAAGGTTCTGTTGTAATAGAAAAAGTTGAAGCAAGTGATAATGTAAACTACGGATTTAATGCTGCTACAGGTGAATATGTAGATATGCTTGAAGCTGGTATTATAGACCCAACTAAAGTTGTAAGAACCGCTATACAAAATGCTGCATCTGTAGCCGGAACAATGCTCACAGCTGAAGCACTTGTTGCTGAAATACCAGAAAAAGAAGAGAAAAATCCAGCAGCAGGAATGGAAGGAATGGGAGACATGGGCTTCTAA
- the groES gene encoding co-chaperone GroES, whose protein sequence is MAKITPLYDRVVIKPAEEAEEKTPSGIIIPDTAKEKPSEGEVIAVGEGRLLENGEIKPLKVKVGDKVIYSKYAGNEFVVDGEELIVLREDDILAIIQ, encoded by the coding sequence ATGGCTAAAATCACACCCCTCTACGATAGAGTAGTGATCAAACCTGCAGAAGAAGCAGAAGAAAAAACTCCATCAGGAATTATCATCCCTGATACAGCTAAAGAAAAACCATCAGAAGGTGAAGTAATAGCCGTTGGTGAAGGAAGACTTTTAGAAAATGGAGAAATCAAACCATTAAAAGTAAAAGTTGGGGACAAAGTTATCTACAGCAAATATGCCGGAAATGAATTTGTTGTTGATGGAGAAGAACTTATAGTTCTCAGAGAAGACGACATCCTTGCTATTATCCAATAA